The following proteins are co-located in the Fuscovulum ytuae genome:
- a CDS encoding hemerythrin domain-containing protein, with the protein MKRSEPARRGSGQGPTDPGLLARPLDFISEDHLRERQICAEIDRLVAAETFDRPAGVTILRFLNEELGVHLRDEVEDLFPTLARRCTDEDSIASVLGRIRHDQEQALSLLPSVRGAIANCLDAGADLSSEDREVLARFAAHVRRHLVAENAILLPIARARLTRGDLRRLANHMRLRRGLPTSQGVTSAE; encoded by the coding sequence ATGAAGCGGTCAGAACCAGCGCGACGTGGCAGCGGCCAAGGCCCCACCGATCCGGGCCTTTTGGCCCGGCCGCTGGACTTCATCAGCGAGGACCATCTGCGCGAACGCCAGATCTGCGCTGAGATAGACCGCCTCGTCGCCGCCGAGACCTTCGACCGCCCGGCAGGCGTCACCATCCTGCGTTTTCTGAACGAAGAGCTTGGCGTGCATCTGCGGGATGAGGTGGAAGACCTGTTCCCCACCCTTGCGCGGCGCTGCACCGATGAAGATTCCATCGCCTCCGTCTTGGGCCGCATCCGCCACGATCAGGAGCAGGCCCTGTCCCTGCTGCCTTCAGTGCGTGGGGCCATCGCCAACTGCCTCGACGCTGGGGCCGACCTTTCCAGCGAAGACCGCGAGGTTCTTGCGCGTTTCGCCGCGCATGTCCGCCGCCATCTGGTGGCGGAGAACGCTATCCTCCTGCCCATAGCCCGCGCCCGGTTGACGCGGGGCGACTTGCGCCGTCTGGCCAATCACATGCGGTTGCGGCGCGGGCTTCCCACCAGCCAGGGGGTGACCAGTGCTGAGTGA
- a CDS encoding peptidylprolyl isomerase — protein sequence MNMSLFPDVVVNGETIPSAAIAAEAQNHSAPKDKPGIAWRKAAQAMAIRALLLQEARARGLAAEPLALAPGRWETEDEALIRVLLEEAVLPDPVTDDAIRAEWARDPSRYRSAPLWDVSHILCACDPRDQTETAAAEARAQALLARLGEGPKDFAHAARKSDCGSKAQGGHLGQIGPGDTVPEFEAALRCLSEGQTTPAPVLSRHGWHIIRLNALAPGQVLPFETVRPRIAEALEKAAWARASRDFVNRLGQKATITGASLAPI from the coding sequence ATGAACATGTCCCTTTTCCCCGATGTCGTGGTGAACGGCGAAACCATCCCCTCGGCGGCAATCGCCGCCGAGGCCCAGAACCACAGCGCACCGAAGGACAAGCCGGGCATCGCCTGGCGCAAGGCGGCGCAGGCCATGGCGATCCGGGCGCTGCTGCTGCAAGAGGCCCGGGCGCGCGGGCTGGCTGCTGAACCGCTCGCACTTGCCCCCGGGCGGTGGGAAACGGAAGACGAAGCCCTGATCCGCGTCTTGCTGGAAGAGGCGGTCTTGCCCGATCCGGTGACCGATGACGCGATCCGTGCCGAATGGGCGCGAGACCCCTCGCGTTATCGCTCGGCCCCTCTTTGGGACGTCTCGCATATCCTGTGCGCATGCGACCCCCGCGATCAGACTGAGACGGCCGCTGCCGAGGCGCGTGCACAGGCACTTCTGGCCCGACTCGGAGAGGGGCCCAAGGACTTCGCCCACGCCGCCCGCAAAAGCGACTGCGGGTCAAAGGCACAAGGGGGCCATCTGGGCCAGATCGGCCCCGGCGATACAGTGCCCGAGTTCGAAGCCGCTCTGCGCTGCTTGTCCGAAGGCCAGACGACCCCGGCCCCGGTCCTGTCGCGGCATGGCTGGCACATCATCCGCTTGAATGCACTCGCCCCAGGGCAGGTACTGCCGTTCGAAACGGTGCGGCCAAGGATCGCCGAGGCACTCGAAAAGGCCGCCTGGGCCCGTGCCTCGCGCGACTTCGTGAACAGGCTTGGCCAGAAGGCTACGATCACCGGCGCAAGCCTGGCCCCGATCTGA